A window of Caldanaerobius fijiensis DSM 17918 genomic DNA:
AACAAACCGAGAAGGAGGTTTTTAAAAATGTCAATTTTGACAAAGGAACAATTAAAAAATTTCATCAGTGAAAACAATATTCAATCTATTCCAGACCTTTATGCGTCATTAAAAAACCTTTTTAAAGATACTATCCAAGAAATGCTTGAAGCAGAGCTTTCTACAGAGCTTGGA
This region includes:
- a CDS encoding transposase, whose amino-acid sequence is MSILTKEQLKNFISENNIQSIPDLYASLKNLFKDTIQEMLEAELSTELGYEKYEKKDKDTPNSRNGYTQKTVKTQFGEMEIDIPR